A genomic segment from Lignipirellula cremea encodes:
- a CDS encoding alpha/beta hydrolase, translated as MKSTFPLRYLAIGLLAFLAAVPPLAAKEPQRDLQYAEAGDVKLRLDLYMPDKTEPAPPLLVWIHGGGWRNGSKDRCPFAFLTGYGYAVASVQYRLTEKASFPAQIHDCKGAVRWLRAHADEYGYNADKIGALGISAGGHLVALLGVSGEMKELEGDVGGNLDQSSRVQAVLDMCGPTDFVLRLKTKPKSVNAPGSSVALLLGGPASENLEAARLASPAQHVTPDDAPLLIFHGADDPTVSPGQSEHLRDQYLQQKLEATLEIIPNAGHVPKEYWDKTRREMMLSFFDRHLKGKTKKPE; from the coding sequence ATGAAATCAACGTTCCCCCTTCGATACCTGGCAATTGGGCTGCTCGCCTTTCTGGCAGCCGTTCCTCCGCTGGCAGCCAAAGAACCGCAGCGCGATCTGCAGTACGCCGAGGCAGGCGACGTGAAGCTGCGGCTGGATTTGTATATGCCCGACAAGACAGAGCCGGCCCCGCCGCTGCTCGTGTGGATTCATGGCGGCGGTTGGCGGAACGGCAGCAAAGACCGCTGCCCGTTTGCCTTTTTGACGGGCTACGGATACGCCGTGGCCAGCGTGCAGTATCGGCTGACGGAAAAGGCCTCTTTCCCCGCGCAGATCCATGACTGCAAAGGAGCCGTGCGGTGGTTGCGCGCGCATGCGGACGAATACGGCTACAATGCGGACAAGATCGGCGCCCTGGGCATTTCGGCTGGCGGGCATCTGGTGGCGCTGCTGGGGGTGAGCGGCGAGATGAAAGAACTGGAAGGAGACGTGGGCGGGAACCTGGACCAGTCCAGTCGCGTCCAGGCAGTGCTGGATATGTGCGGCCCTACCGACTTCGTCCTGCGTCTGAAGACCAAACCGAAGTCGGTCAATGCGCCGGGCTCTTCTGTCGCTCTGCTGCTGGGCGGTCCGGCGTCGGAAAACCTCGAGGCGGCCCGGCTGGCCAGTCCGGCCCAGCATGTGACGCCCGACGACGCGCCGCTGTTGATCTTTCATGGGGCCGACGATCCGACGGTCAGTCCCGGTCAGAGCGAGCACCTGCGCGACCAGTACCTGCAGCAGAAGCTGGAAGCAACGCTGGAGATTATTCCGAATGCAGGCCATGTGCCGAAGGAATACTGGGACAAGACCCGCCGGGAGATGATGCTCAGCTTCTTCGACCGGCATCTCAAAGGGAAAACGAAAAAGCCCGAGTAA
- a CDS encoding alpha/beta hydrolase, producing MKILFLHGWNSVPGGVKPSWLIKHGHEVLNPSLDDNDFAAAVATAQAEYDAHQPDVIVGSSRGGAVAMNIHVDGKPLVLLCPAWKKWGAATAISANSTLIHSRADDVVPFAHSEELIRNSGLPATSLLEVGTDHRLADPEPLAAMLAACEKHAPPKESLLDHPAISGRYLFPQPRRVRQPFLVPVDGAELACYRHDFDADALTLVHFHGNGEAVADYLPDMAEALAAIGLNSLFVEYRQYGGSTGKAQLTTMLGDGEVVLQEAGLEPGEVIALGRSIGSLYAIELAHRLPSLGGLILESGIADPGQRFLLHGDLAAAGLAPQQVLAEVERHFNHQRKMAGYQGPLLVLHTENDGLVDIDHAERNYAWAGSTKKQLVRFPRGNHNSILAVNRREYLAAVKQFAGEIRG from the coding sequence ATGAAAATCCTGTTTCTCCACGGCTGGAACTCCGTCCCCGGCGGCGTGAAACCTTCCTGGCTGATCAAGCATGGCCACGAAGTACTGAACCCCAGCCTCGACGATAACGACTTCGCCGCCGCCGTGGCGACGGCCCAGGCGGAATACGACGCCCACCAGCCGGACGTGATCGTCGGTTCCTCCCGCGGCGGCGCGGTGGCGATGAACATCCACGTCGACGGCAAGCCGCTGGTCCTGCTCTGCCCTGCCTGGAAGAAGTGGGGCGCCGCGACCGCCATCAGCGCGAACTCAACCCTGATCCACAGTCGGGCCGACGACGTGGTGCCGTTCGCCCATAGTGAAGAGCTGATCCGCAACAGCGGCCTGCCGGCGACGTCATTGCTTGAGGTCGGAACCGATCATCGGCTGGCCGATCCGGAACCTCTGGCGGCCATGCTGGCTGCGTGTGAGAAACACGCCCCGCCGAAAGAAAGTCTGCTCGACCATCCGGCCATTAGCGGACGCTACCTGTTCCCGCAGCCGCGGCGGGTCAGGCAGCCTTTCCTGGTCCCCGTCGATGGCGCCGAGCTGGCCTGTTATCGTCACGACTTTGACGCCGACGCTTTGACGCTGGTTCACTTCCACGGCAATGGCGAAGCGGTCGCCGACTACCTGCCCGACATGGCCGAGGCGCTGGCCGCGATCGGCCTTAACTCGCTGTTCGTCGAGTATCGCCAGTACGGCGGCTCCACAGGCAAAGCCCAGCTAACGACCATGCTGGGCGACGGCGAGGTCGTGCTGCAGGAAGCAGGGCTGGAGCCTGGCGAAGTGATCGCCCTGGGCCGTTCGATCGGATCCTTGTACGCGATTGAGCTGGCCCATCGCTTGCCGTCGCTGGGGGGATTGATCTTGGAAAGCGGCATCGCCGATCCGGGCCAGCGTTTTCTGCTGCACGGCGATCTGGCCGCGGCCGGACTGGCTCCGCAGCAGGTGCTGGCGGAGGTCGAGCGACACTTTAACCATCAGCGCAAGATGGCCGGATACCAGGGGCCGCTGCTCGTTCTGCATACCGAGAACGACGGACTGGTCGACATCGACCATGCCGAGCGGAATTACGCATGGGCGGGATCGACAAAGAAGCAACTGGTTCGTTTTCCTCGCGGCAACCACAATTCAATCCTCGCGGTGAATCGTCGTGAGTACCTGGCCGCCGTGAAACAGTTCGCCGGGGAGATTCGCGGTTAG
- a CDS encoding alpha/beta hydrolase has protein sequence MLRCLLALSMTLSLAAGALAADNDDAITYRTEADISYLDPEKDATPYQQERCRLDVYYPENRTGFATVVWFHGGGLKGGNRSIPQQLQGKGVAVVAVNYRLYPKVKCPAYLQDAAASVAWTFRNIEKYGGDPKKIFVSGHSAGGYLTSMLGVDKRWLQECKIDADQIAGLIPLSGHTITHMTVREEQGIPQKQPTVDEFAPLYHVRDDAPPMLLITGDREMEMLGRYEENAYYQRMLKVAGHKDVQLYELQGYGHGMVDPAVAPMLRWMQGKGSHSGLAPRAETTAGK, from the coding sequence ATGCTTCGCTGCCTCCTTGCACTCAGCATGACCTTGTCCCTTGCCGCCGGCGCCCTGGCTGCCGACAACGACGACGCGATCACTTACCGCACCGAAGCGGACATTTCCTACCTCGACCCGGAAAAAGACGCCACGCCGTACCAGCAAGAGCGCTGCCGGCTCGACGTGTACTATCCTGAGAACCGCACCGGCTTCGCCACGGTTGTCTGGTTCCATGGCGGCGGACTCAAAGGCGGCAACCGCTCCATCCCCCAACAGCTGCAGGGGAAGGGGGTCGCCGTGGTCGCCGTGAATTATCGCCTTTACCCCAAGGTGAAGTGTCCGGCTTACCTGCAGGATGCGGCGGCCTCGGTCGCCTGGACGTTTCGCAATATTGAGAAGTACGGCGGCGACCCGAAAAAAATCTTCGTCTCGGGCCACTCCGCCGGCGGCTACTTGACCAGCATGCTCGGCGTCGACAAGCGCTGGCTGCAGGAGTGCAAGATCGATGCCGACCAGATCGCCGGGCTCATCCCGCTCTCCGGCCACACGATTACGCACATGACTGTGCGCGAGGAACAAGGCATCCCGCAAAAGCAGCCGACCGTCGACGAGTTCGCCCCGCTGTACCATGTCCGCGACGACGCCCCGCCGATGCTGCTGATCACCGGCGACCGGGAAATGGAAATGCTCGGCCGATACGAAGAGAACGCCTACTACCAGCGCATGCTCAAAGTGGCCGGCCACAAAGACGTACAGCTTTATGAACTGCAAGGTTACGGACACGGCATGGTCGATCCGGCCGTGGCGCCCATGCTGCGGTGGATGCAGGGGAAGGGCAGCCATAGCGGACTGGCGCCGCGAGCGGAGACGACGGCTGGCAAGTAA
- a CDS encoding sugar kinase yields MAVAVTFGEIMMRLATPGHQRFVQATEFEISYAGAEASVAVSLAAFGHQASLATVLPNNPLGDACLGWLRYYGVDPRHVRRSDTGRMGVYFLEAGAAQRPSKVVYDRAGSAITLAPAASYDWPAMFDGVDWFHTTGITPALGPACAEATASALKAAKTAGLQTSFDINYRGNLWSKEVAQKTVEPMLASVDLVIANEQDAADVLGIHAEKTDISKGQIDRQSYEGVARQIQERYGCAKVAITLRESESATINHWSACLLDADGFHLSQRYTIHVVDRVGAGDAFCGGMASALLDGMGSQEALEFAVAASCLKHSIPGDFNKVTKAEVLRLSGGDGSGRVVR; encoded by the coding sequence ATGGCGGTTGCAGTGACGTTTGGCGAAATCATGATGCGGCTTGCGACGCCCGGCCACCAGCGGTTTGTCCAGGCGACTGAGTTTGAAATCAGCTACGCCGGCGCCGAAGCCAGCGTGGCCGTTTCCCTGGCGGCCTTTGGCCACCAGGCTTCGCTGGCGACCGTGCTGCCGAACAACCCGCTGGGCGACGCCTGCCTGGGCTGGCTCCGGTATTACGGCGTGGATCCGCGGCATGTGCGGCGATCCGATACGGGCCGCATGGGCGTTTACTTCCTGGAAGCTGGTGCGGCCCAGCGGCCCAGCAAGGTCGTCTACGATCGGGCTGGCTCCGCCATCACGCTGGCTCCGGCGGCGTCTTACGACTGGCCCGCCATGTTCGACGGCGTCGACTGGTTTCATACGACCGGCATCACGCCCGCCCTGGGTCCGGCCTGCGCCGAAGCAACGGCGTCCGCGCTGAAAGCGGCCAAAACAGCCGGGCTGCAGACCAGTTTCGATATCAACTACAGAGGCAACCTGTGGTCGAAAGAGGTCGCCCAGAAGACGGTCGAGCCGATGCTGGCCAGCGTTGATCTGGTCATCGCCAACGAACAGGATGCGGCCGACGTGCTGGGCATCCATGCCGAGAAAACCGACATCTCCAAAGGGCAGATCGACCGCCAGTCGTATGAGGGCGTCGCCCGGCAGATCCAGGAGCGTTATGGCTGCGCCAAGGTGGCGATCACCCTGCGGGAAAGCGAATCGGCGACGATCAACCACTGGTCGGCCTGCCTGCTTGACGCCGACGGCTTTCACCTGAGCCAGCGATACACGATCCATGTGGTCGATCGGGTCGGCGCCGGCGACGCTTTCTGCGGCGGCATGGCCAGCGCCCTGCTCGACGGCATGGGATCGCAAGAGGCGCTCGAGTTCGCCGTCGCCGCTTCCTGCCTCAAGCACTCCATCCCGGGCGACTTCAACAAGGTCACCAAGGCCGAAGTTCTCCGCCTTTCCGGAGGCGATGGTTCCGGCCGCGTGGTGCGTTAG
- a CDS encoding DUF1501 domain-containing protein, whose amino-acid sequence MPAAARLESPSVLNRRHLLQQSAAGFGWVALAGLFAQRSPAAEPKPGNPLAPRPPHFPARAKRVIFLFMEGGPSHLESFDWKPELARAGESGAHRLLAPAFRFSPQGESGLMISDVFPHLSRQADHLCLLNGMQTNNPGHQQAIVALHTGNENFVRPSVGAWVAYGLGSEGENLPGFITIDPISDKGGAANYGSAFLPATFQGTQLRSASRGVPNIRNRRLSESDQRKQLDFVQQANRRLLARDAENPEVEGLIESAELAFRMQSSVPETLDLSRETAATQSLYGLDDPVTAQFGGQCLTARRLLENGVRFIQLTSTGWDHHTVIRESFARRAVAVDKPIAGLLSDLQQRGLLEDTLVVWGGEFGRGAHADNNGGRGHNSKGFSMWMAGGGVRGGMRYGATDELGREAVTDVMGTHDLHATMLHLLGLDHEQLTFHYSGRDFRLTDTAGEVARKILL is encoded by the coding sequence ATGCCCGCTGCGGCCCGCCTTGAATCGCCATCCGTTTTGAACCGTCGTCATCTACTGCAGCAATCGGCTGCCGGCTTTGGCTGGGTCGCCCTGGCAGGACTGTTCGCCCAGCGGTCGCCTGCCGCCGAACCAAAGCCAGGCAACCCCCTGGCGCCGCGGCCGCCGCATTTTCCGGCCAGGGCGAAACGGGTGATCTTCCTGTTCATGGAAGGTGGTCCTTCGCACCTGGAATCCTTTGACTGGAAACCGGAACTGGCCCGCGCCGGCGAAAGCGGCGCCCATCGGCTGCTGGCTCCGGCCTTTCGGTTCTCGCCGCAAGGGGAAAGCGGGCTGATGATCTCCGACGTCTTCCCGCACCTGTCCCGCCAGGCGGATCATTTGTGTTTGCTCAACGGGATGCAAACCAACAACCCGGGACATCAGCAGGCGATCGTCGCGCTGCATACGGGCAACGAGAATTTTGTGCGGCCGTCGGTCGGCGCCTGGGTGGCGTATGGCCTGGGATCGGAAGGGGAGAATTTGCCCGGCTTCATCACGATCGATCCGATCAGCGACAAAGGCGGGGCCGCCAATTATGGCTCGGCCTTCCTGCCGGCGACGTTCCAGGGGACGCAGCTCCGCAGCGCCAGTCGCGGCGTGCCGAATATTCGCAACCGCCGGCTGAGTGAAAGCGACCAGCGAAAACAGCTCGACTTTGTCCAGCAGGCAAACCGCCGGCTGCTGGCCCGTGATGCGGAAAATCCTGAGGTGGAAGGGCTGATCGAATCGGCCGAACTGGCGTTCCGCATGCAGTCGTCGGTGCCCGAAACGCTCGACCTGTCGCGAGAAACGGCCGCCACGCAAAGCCTGTACGGGCTTGACGATCCGGTGACCGCGCAGTTTGGCGGGCAATGCCTGACGGCGCGTCGCCTGCTGGAAAACGGCGTCCGTTTCATCCAGCTGACCAGCACCGGCTGGGATCATCATACGGTGATCCGGGAGTCGTTCGCCCGCCGGGCCGTCGCGGTCGACAAGCCGATCGCCGGGCTGCTGTCGGATCTGCAGCAACGCGGCCTGCTGGAAGACACGCTGGTGGTCTGGGGCGGAGAATTCGGCCGCGGCGCCCATGCCGATAACAACGGCGGGCGCGGGCACAACAGCAAAGGCTTCAGCATGTGGATGGCGGGCGGCGGCGTACGGGGCGGCATGCGTTACGGCGCCACCGACGAACTGGGCCGCGAAGCGGTCACCGACGTGATGGGCACGCACGATCTGCACGCCACGATGCTGCATCTGCTGGGACTGGATCACGAGCAGCTGACGTTCCACTACTCCGGACGCGACTTCCGCCTGACCGATACGGCCGGCGAAGTGGCTCGCAAGATCCTGCTGTAG